Within Rubripirellula tenax, the genomic segment TCGGTGGTGCTGGAAGCTCAAAACATGGATCGACAAACGATTCGTCACGGCCTATCAAGTCGACCGCGATATCCATTCTTAAAACCGATCCAGAAATTGCAACGACACCGGTCATTCTTCACTGTGATTGATTCGGTAATGCTGAAACGCGTTGAGTCGGCTTACGGACTGGATTGTTGGATGTCCCACCAAATCCAACCCATTCGATCAACGAACCAAAGCTTGCCGAGCATCATCGACGTCAATCCGGTCAGCGTTGCAGTCAGGTTGAATGTTGCCAGACCGGCAATGAATGCGATCGCACCTAAGCTAGTGATGGTTGATAGAACTCCAATGACGCGGGGGTGTGGTCTCTTCAGGGCGCAGTTTGACGGTTGATTGAGGTGCGTCGGTTTCGCGGCATTGCGTAACCTCGGATTGGTGTTTCAGAACAAGGGCGTCCCGCGTCACACTGATGTTGCAAAACAAAAA encodes:
- a CDS encoding DUF6653 family protein yields the protein MKRPHPRVIGVLSTITSLGAIAFIAGLATFNLTATLTGLTSMMLGKLWFVDRMGWIWWDIQQSSP